From a single Halorussus limi genomic region:
- a CDS encoding S9 family peptidase, which translates to MSDPFEVEDFYDLTLVTDLAVSPDGERVAFVADEFDRADDERRSSLFVAPTDGSRDPHRLSRASDASAPSWSPDGSKLAFSAARDTDAEIAVTRDDADAENRDGEDADGENGTDDEPKPQIWAFDLERGGDARQITDFEEGARGFDWGPEGDRLVVAARDPTEDQREYLESRREDDGPIETERLQHKFDGHGWLDDVRTYLFVVDCETRETTRLDDAYGGGAREPATGLSPAWSPSGDRIAFLSNRTERPDDNYVMDLYTVSPDGSDLHKLTDSDLTAGRPRWHPDGDRLAFVGSDPENWYRPSEVYVADATGESGDERYESRSGDLDRTVARYGALGWHGDDVYAAVGDEGLTRLVRFGEDGDPERTFEAQGRDRTVEGFDLRGGRAVVALAEPERGKDLHALDAGRLGDNADPTRLTALNDDLLADRRTPECRRVTVDSEGDEIETLAYLPDDFDPEDPDPRPVVASIHGGPISYDAPTFSFDFSYWTGRGYVVLRTNYRGSSSYGREFSEQIRGEWGPRETADVLAGVEELVARDWADSDRLFATGFSYGGITTGYLVAETDRFAAAAAEHGVYDFRSAFGTDDSHVWWENDFGLPWENEEGYDAASSILDVGDVETPLLVTAGGEDWRCPPSQSEQLYVSVKKQGVPARLVVYPDEHHNIGDPDRATHRLGELTEWFERHDPES; encoded by the coding sequence ATGAGCGACCCCTTCGAAGTCGAAGACTTCTACGACCTGACGCTCGTGACCGACCTCGCCGTCTCGCCCGACGGCGAACGCGTCGCGTTCGTCGCCGACGAGTTCGACCGCGCCGACGACGAGCGCCGGAGTTCGCTGTTCGTCGCGCCGACCGACGGTTCGCGCGACCCGCATCGCCTCTCGCGGGCCTCCGACGCCAGCGCGCCCTCGTGGAGTCCCGACGGTTCGAAACTCGCGTTCTCGGCGGCCCGCGACACCGACGCCGAAATCGCGGTGACGCGCGACGACGCCGACGCGGAAAACCGCGATGGCGAAGACGCGGACGGCGAAAACGGAACCGACGACGAACCGAAGCCCCAAATCTGGGCGTTCGACCTCGAACGCGGGGGTGACGCCCGCCAGATAACCGACTTCGAGGAGGGCGCGCGAGGCTTCGACTGGGGGCCGGAGGGCGACCGCCTCGTCGTCGCGGCCCGCGACCCCACCGAGGACCAGCGCGAGTACCTCGAAAGTCGCCGGGAGGACGACGGACCGATAGAGACCGAACGCCTCCAGCACAAGTTCGACGGTCACGGCTGGTTGGACGACGTGAGGACCTACCTGTTCGTCGTGGACTGCGAGACCCGCGAGACGACCCGCCTCGACGACGCCTACGGCGGCGGCGCGCGTGAACCCGCGACCGGCCTGAGTCCCGCGTGGTCGCCCTCGGGTGACCGCATCGCGTTCCTCTCGAATCGGACCGAGCGCCCCGACGACAACTACGTGATGGACCTCTACACCGTCTCGCCCGACGGGTCGGACCTGCACAAACTGACCGACTCGGACCTGACCGCCGGCCGACCGCGCTGGCATCCCGACGGCGACCGCCTCGCGTTCGTCGGCAGCGACCCCGAGAACTGGTATCGTCCGTCCGAAGTGTACGTCGCCGACGCGACCGGCGAGTCCGGGGACGAGCGCTACGAGTCCCGGTCGGGCGACCTCGACCGGACGGTCGCCCGGTACGGCGCGTTGGGGTGGCACGGCGACGACGTCTACGCCGCGGTCGGCGACGAGGGTCTGACTCGCCTCGTCAGGTTCGGCGAGGACGGGGACCCCGAGCGGACGTTCGAGGCACAGGGCAGAGACCGCACCGTCGAGGGGTTCGACCTCCGCGGGGGTCGCGCAGTCGTCGCGCTCGCAGAGCCCGAACGTGGCAAGGACCTCCACGCCCTCGACGCCGGACGTCTCGGAGACAACGCCGACCCCACTCGCCTCACCGCGCTCAACGACGACCTGCTCGCGGACCGCCGGACGCCCGAGTGTCGCCGCGTCACCGTCGACTCGGAGGGCGACGAAATCGAGACGCTGGCGTACCTGCCCGACGACTTCGACCCCGAGGACCCCGACCCGCGCCCGGTCGTCGCGTCCATCCACGGCGGTCCTATCTCCTACGACGCCCCGACGTTCTCGTTCGACTTCTCCTACTGGACCGGCCGGGGGTACGTCGTCCTCCGGACCAACTACCGCGGCAGTTCCTCGTACGGCCGCGAGTTCAGCGAGCAGATTCGCGGCGAGTGGGGTCCCCGCGAGACCGCCGACGTGCTGGCGGGCGTCGAGGAACTGGTCGCCCGCGACTGGGCCGACTCCGACCGACTGTTCGCCACCGGGTTCTCCTACGGCGGTATCACCACGGGATACCTCGTCGCCGAGACCGACCGGTTCGCGGCCGCCGCGGCCGAACACGGCGTCTACGACTTCCGGTCGGCGTTCGGGACCGACGACAGTCACGTCTGGTGGGAGAACGACTTCGGCCTGCCGTGGGAGAACGAGGAGGGCTACGACGCCGCGTCGAGCATCCTCGACGTGGGAGACGTGGAGACGCCCCTGCTCGTCACCGCGGGCGGCGAGGACTGGCGGTGTCCGCCCTCCCAGAGCGAGCAACTCTACGTCAGCGTCAAGAAGCAAGGCGTCCCCGCCAGACTGGTCGTCTACCCCGACGAACACCACAACATCGGCGACCCCGACCGGGCGACTCACCGCCTCGGCGAACTGACCGAGTGGTTCGAGCGCCACGACCCCGAGTCGTGA
- a CDS encoding NAD(P)/FAD-dependent oxidoreductase, producing the protein MVDVAIIGGGPAGLSAALYAAKNDLDTVVFDTDESWMHKAHLFNYPAVRSISGDEFLEVTRGQVRDRGATLREEEVTGVEQTGDGFSVTTAEDEYTAEYVVLATGGDRSLAEELGCEFTDEDVVDVNVDMETTVEGVYATGAMGRAEKWQAVIAAGDGAAAVLDILSKEKGEYYHDFDMPSDVPEL; encoded by the coding sequence ATGGTAGACGTAGCGATCATCGGTGGCGGTCCCGCCGGACTGAGTGCTGCACTGTACGCCGCGAAGAACGACCTCGACACCGTCGTGTTCGACACAGACGAGTCGTGGATGCACAAGGCCCACCTCTTCAACTACCCCGCGGTTCGAAGCATCAGCGGCGACGAGTTCCTCGAAGTAACTCGCGGTCAGGTCCGCGACCGCGGCGCGACGCTTCGCGAGGAGGAAGTAACTGGCGTCGAGCAGACGGGCGACGGATTCTCCGTCACGACCGCCGAAGACGAGTACACTGCGGAGTACGTCGTCCTCGCTACCGGCGGCGACCGAAGCCTCGCCGAAGAACTCGGGTGCGAGTTCACCGACGAGGACGTGGTCGACGTGAACGTCGATATGGAGACGACGGTCGAGGGCGTGTACGCGACCGGCGCGATGGGGCGGGCGGAGAAGTGGCAGGCCGTCATCGCGGCCGGCGACGGCGCGGCCGCCGTCCTCGACATCCTCTCGAAGGAGAAAGGCGAGTACTACCACGATTTCGATATGCCGTCCGACGTTCCCGAACTGTAG
- a CDS encoding TetR/AcrR family transcriptional regulator, with amino-acid sequence MSEPSAEVDSKDTREVIMEATFRALSKHGYKDLRVRDIGEEMEMSRQVIHYHFDGKYDLLSSFLEYIIEQYEGSVEVEEEADPRSELDARIDQCLFGPEFDEFTHWDRMRVYHELYAYAQNDDRHRELFNSHYERIRGSIVDVIEDGIEDGVFREVDAERMGQLITDVIHASRERRISLGHEDAPEEARQAIDQFILDSLELSQHD; translated from the coding sequence ATGAGTGAACCGAGCGCGGAGGTCGACTCCAAAGACACTCGCGAGGTAATCATGGAGGCGACCTTTCGCGCACTGAGCAAGCACGGGTACAAGGACCTGCGAGTGCGCGACATCGGCGAGGAGATGGAGATGTCCCGGCAAGTGATTCACTACCACTTCGACGGGAAGTACGACCTGCTCTCCTCGTTCTTGGAGTACATCATCGAACAGTACGAGGGGAGTGTCGAGGTCGAGGAAGAGGCTGACCCGCGGTCGGAACTCGACGCGCGCATCGACCAGTGTCTGTTCGGTCCCGAGTTCGACGAGTTCACGCACTGGGACCGGATGAGGGTGTACCACGAACTGTACGCGTACGCTCAGAACGACGACCGGCATCGAGAACTGTTCAACAGCCACTACGAGCGGATACGGGGGAGCATCGTGGACGTTATCGAGGACGGAATCGAGGACGGTGTTTTCCGCGAGGTGGACGCCGAGCGGATGGGGCAACTTATCACCGACGTGATTCACGCCTCCCGGGAGCGACGGATTTCCCTCGGTCACGAGGACGCACCCGAAGAGGCGCGCCAAGCCATCGACCAGTTCATTCTCGACTCGCTCGAACTGAGTCAGCACGACTGA